Part of the Deltaproteobacteria bacterium genome is shown below.
CAATCCACCCAACCAAAAGGTAGGCGCCATTTTCGAGTCCCGGAAATTTGTCCAACAGTTTCAGAAAACCCCCGGCCACAAAACGCATCGCAATAATTCCCAGCACGCCGCCCAGATAGATGATCCAGAGTTTGTTCGAAAGGGCGACGGCCGCCAAGATGGAATCAACGGAAAAAGCGATGTCGGTCAATTCCACAACAAGAACAGTTTTCCAAAACCCGAATTTCTTAATCGCTTTCTCTTCGGATTTGAAAGATTTTCTTAGGGTTTGGAAATGCCGTGCCGAAATAAACATCAGATATGCGGCTCCAACAGCCTTGAAATACCATGCGTGAATCAGCCAGCTTACCAACAACAAAGCGATCAGACGAAATAAAAATGCTCCCCAAATGCCGTAACGCAGGGCTTTCTTTCGGCCTTGATCGGGCAGATGTTTGACGAGCACAGCCAAGACCAGTGCGTTATCTGCGGAGAGTAATCCCTCCAAAACAACGAGTGTGCCAATGGTGGCAATATCCTGAAAAAACATGTTTCATTGCCTAACATCCTTGCCCATACTTGCCAAACGGATATTTTTTTGGGATTGTCCCTCTATGTCGCAAAAGATACTTCTCAAACTGGAACAATCGTTAAAAAAATTACAATCAACATGGCCAAAACCTTTTTCGAAAGAAACACAGCATCTTTTTATACAGGCCCAAAAATGTCTTGAAGATTTGCAAAAGCCGGAAAAAACAAACTCAAAAAAAGATCATTATTTTGATTTTCTGGAAACGCTTCATGGGGTTTTAAAAACCCACGATCTTTTATTCTTAAGCAGGCATCTTATTTATCATGTTGTCACCACTGCTGATCTCGCAAAAGCTTTTGGTTCCAAGGAAGAGGCGACGGCCATTTTAACAGAACTGGTTGTGGCTTCTGCAAAGCGGGCGCATTTCGATTCCAAACTGGAAATTCAAATCAAGGAGGTTCGTCTCAGAGAAGGCCCTGCCATTCAGGCCCGCTTTATTTATGCCGTTGATTCTTTGGATGAAGCGGAGCGCCAAAAAATTCTGGAACACTTTTTTCAAGGGACGGGAGATGGTGAAGAGACAAGCGATCTAGCCTTTTGCCGTCAGGCTTTGCGCCGCGCTGGAGGGCAACTTTGGCTTGAGTTTCCGAAGAGCACTCATGTTGCCTTCACTTTTCACTGGCCCGCTTTCGATACTTCCAGTTCGAAGTCGGAGAAAAATTACGGCACTTATAAATACGATATCACTCTGACCGATTTTACAAAAATCCGTCAGCGTTTTGGAATTGTCAGGGCAAAAAAATTGGTTCAGTTGGTGGAGGGATTTGTAAAAGGATTGGTGCGGCATCCGGTTGATATGGTGATGGCTTTTCCGGCGCAGGGAGTAGTCACCGCCATTTATGAATCGCAGGAAGGAGCGGCTTCATCCGTTTCAACTCGCATTTCCCAGCGTTTAAAAAAAGAGGCCTTTCGTCTCGGCACAAAAAATGTTACCCCGCATTTTCGCTATCAACTTTCTTTTTTAGCTTAAAAAACTTAAAAAATGATGACATGGATTTTTCTCAGCCTTCTGTATGCCCCGCTGATTTTTCGCAGTCTCTTCTTTTTTCTGCACGATAATTTTTTTGGATTGCGTCTGTTGAATCGATTGGTTGGTGCTTTGGAGCTTTGGTTTGGCTGGGCGCGTGATTTTGCGGTGATCCTTTTTGCGCTATGGACATTGGGTTGGCGCGTTTACGGATGGATTAAACTAGGCGCTCCCTTTTTCTTGCCCTTTGAAATTTTATTTTTGGGATTGGCGTTTTACAGCCGGTGGTGGCGTTGGCACGGTTTAAAGCCTTTGCAGGAATTTGCCCGCCTCAATCCAAGAGTTGAACCACAGGAATTTTTTGATCATCTTTATGCCTGTTTAGGTTTTCTCCCCCATCGAGTTCCTGCCAAGGCGGAGTGTCTCGTCGATCCTTTGCATCTTCATTATGCAAAGGGAAAACCGATACAGCAGAGTGTCTGGCTCTGTTTCCGCGGCGCTTATGCCACTTTTTTATTTGGACGCCTCGCCTACAAGGCATTTCGCTGGAAGGGGTCTCATTATATTAAGAGTGTGGGGTCTGGCCTTTCGATGATTTGGGCGGTGCGTATGATACAGATGGCCCGGATGGATGTGATTGTGGAAAAAGCACCCGATCTGGCTTCAATCAAAGAGGGAAAAATTATTTATGCTTTGAGCCATAAAAGTCTGCTCGATATTGCTTTGGCGCAACTTGCTTATTTCAAGGAAAAGCCGGACGGATCAGTGACGAGTTTTATGCCCCGCATAATTGTTGCCAAGGATCACTTCAGGGACAATTTATTTTTGTACCGGATTTTGGGGATTGGTCAAACTTTGGAGGCGTGGGGAATGATTTTTGTCGACCGAAAATCAAAGCAGGAGGGGAAAGCAAAAAGAGCGGTGGACAATGTGGTGAAGAGACTTCTTCCTTCCGATATGTCATTGGCGATTTACCCGCAGGGGACAAGGGCCCGGGGGCAATTGAATCGGGATGGAACACGCTGGGACGCCGGCTATTTTTGTGTCGGCAAAAAAGAGCGTCTGAAAAAAGAGGGCGGTTATTTCAAAAAAGGAATTGCCCATATTGCGGTATCAACAGCCGGAACTTTGGCAAAATATAAATCTCGCGAAAAGGTTTGGGTGTTGCCGGTCGGAATGATTGGTTCGGGAACGGTATGTCCCAAAGGTTCTTGGAAAATTCAGACTGAAACGAAAGTAACAATCAAAATGGGTGAGCCAATTCTTGTGGATGAAACGATGACGGTTGACCGACTCACCGCAAAAATTGACGGATCTCTGCAAGAATTATTGGGAGTGGCTACTCGTCTGGAACGCCGATTCTTCATGGATCTTCGGGAAATTCTGGACCAACGCGGCGTGGATGAAGTGGCGGTGGCGATCAAACAATGGCGACAGGAAGAAATTGTTTATCTAATTCTGGATTATATTTACGCTCTGCCGCCAAAATTATGGCGGGGATTACTGACTGAACTCTCCAATCAACTCCGTCACGAAGCGACCCGCGACAATCTAGCCTGCCTCCGCAATAAAATCGCCGAACTGTTTTAACATTTGGTACCATAACATATGGTACCAGGTACCATATGTTAATCGCTTGTACGGAAATCGAGCACTTGCTGTAGCATTTTCATCATTCCTCTTTTTCTTTCCCCCCTTTAAAGCCTTCTCCAGACGGTACGCCATTCGCATTACACATAGTACCAGGTACTATATGTAACTTTGTGAAAGGAGATGGTTATGCCGCGACAACCACGAATTAAAGGAGAGGATCTTCATTATCATGTCATTTTACGTTGCAATAACAAGGAACCCCTTTTTCAGGAACACGGCGATTTTGAGCGATTACTTTTTATTCTGTATGAGGGAAAACGCAAATTTTGTTTCCGACTCTATAATTACGAAATTCTGAATTCGCATGTACATCTGATGGTATCAAACCACGGAGATTCTTTGATCGATGAAATTATGCACGACATTTGTTTGAAATATGCAAAAGATTTCAATCAGCGCCACAAACGCTCCGGACATTTTTGGGCACATCGGTACCGTAGCCGCATCATTTCGAATGACCAGCATGGTTTGGCGTGTTTGCGATATCAGCATAGGAATGCTTTGTCAGCGGGCATTGTCGCAAAGCCGGAAGATTGGCCGTGGAGTGGCTATTCTTATTATATGGGTCAGCCAAATCCTTTACTAGAATTTCATCCATCTTATTTGGCTGTGTGCGATGAGGAATACCGACGACGTCAAATTTATAAAAATCTGGTTTATACATCCATCCCCTCAGACAAGATTTCCAACTTACTTGAGAAGGGAAATGGTAAACCGACTTGTCGCTTTAATCGAATGGTTAAACAAGTCGATTTTTTGCGAAGTAACTTGATGGAGGATTACATATAGTACCTGGATTACATATAGTACCTGGATTACATATAGTACCTGGTACTATATGTAACTCTTCATTTGCGTGATTGTTGCGCTGTAATTTTTTACGCGGAAAATTCCGGAGCCGGAGACGAAGATGTTGGTGCCGGCTTTGGCGAATTCTCCGATGTTTTCTGTTTTGATGCCGCCGTCGACTTCGATGGGGGTGTTTAAATTGTTTTGTGTGAGATAGCTTTTTAGTTTCGCTATTTTTTTAAACGACCCTTCCACCAGACTTTGTCCTCCAAAACCCGGGTTGACGGTCATTACCAAAATAAAATCGGCGAGCTTGCAGAAAGGAAATATTTTTTCAATCGGTGTGGGCGGATTGATAACAGCGCCCGCTTTGCAACTCAGTTTTTTGATAGCTGGTAATAACTCCGATAGATTCGACGTTTCAATATGAACGCTGATCCAGTCAGCGCCGGCTTTGGCAAAGGGCTCGATAAATTTTTCGGGTTTCTCAATCATTAAATGACAATCGAGAGGAAGTTTTGTGATCTTGCGAATCGAAGTGACAATAGACGGTCCCATCGTCAGGTTCGGTACGAAATGACCATCCATAATGTCGATGTGAATCAAATCGGCACCCGCTTTTTCAACGGCGGTGATTTCTTCACCCAATCTTGCAAAATCGGCCGACAAAATGGAAGGGGCGATGAGTTTTTTCATTTAAGTTTTTCTCCTACCGTTACGGAGTAGCCTTTTAGAAAATCAGCGGTACTCATTCTCTTCTTCCCTTCGAGTTGGACTTCCAAGAGACAGAGTGCTCCTTTTCCACAGCGAAGAATCAATCCGTTTTTGTTGTCGAGAATTGTTCCGGGTTTTTCTTTTGAATCATTTTCCATGGGTGCCGCTTCAAAAATTTTCAGAATTTTTCCGTTTACATGACAAAAGAGGCCCGGCCATGGTGTATAGGCGCGGAGTTTGTTGTAAAGTGTTTCTGCCGATTCGTTCCAGTTAATCTGACCGTCTTCTTTTGTGATTTTGCGCGTGAGAATTATTTTTTTTGGATCTTGCGGTATCGGTTTCAGAGTTTTCTTTTCCAATCCTTCCAGTGTTTTCAAAATCAGATGGGCTCCTACTTCGGCAAGACGAGCTTCCAGACCTTCTGCGATTTCAACGGGATCAATGTCGGTTTCGCATTGCAGGTAAAGATCACCGGCATCCATTTCGGAACTCACGATCATGGTTGTTACGCCCGTTTTGGTGTCGCCGTTTAAAATGGCCGTTTGTATTGGAGATGCGCCGCGATATTTTGGGAGAAGCGAAGGGTGAAGATTGACCGCTTTGTAGCGTGTTTTGTCGATCAAAGACTGCGGTAAAAATTTTCCATAAGCCACCACCACCAACACATCGGCTTTTAAATTTAAAATTTCCTGAATAACGGTTTCCTCCTGAATTTTTGCCGGTTGCAAAAGGGGAAGCCCTAAGTCTTTCGCCAATACAGCTACCGGACAAGGGGTCATTTTGCGGCCACGTCCCGCCGGTTTATCCGGTTGTGTGACGACTCCAATAATTTTGTGCGATGAAGAGGCATGCAAAACTCTCAGAGAAGGAATGGCAAAGGTATCAGAACCAAAAAAAAGGATTTTCATCTTAAAAGATAACCTCGTCGTGTTTCTTGCTTTCCGGAGGAAGGTGTTTTTTTATTTTTTCCAGATAGAGATTTCTTTTGAGCCGGCTGGATTTATCGATAATGAGTTTTCCGTCGAGATGATCAATTTCATGTTGCAGGCAGACAGCCAGAAGGTCTTCGCCCTCAATCCGGATTAGTGATCCTTGTTTATCAAGGGCCTCGACTGTTACCTTCTTGGAGCGCTCCATTTTTTGTGAAAAATCAGGAATGCTGAGACAGCCCTCTTCCCACTCAATTTTTCCTTCGCGGTGAATGATTTTGGGATTTATGAGTTGAAAAAGTTCTCCCTCTCCCTTTTTGTCTTTCCATTTTGTGTCGAGCACAATCACCCGCAAAAGCTGACTCACCTGCGGTGCGGCAAGACCAATACCGGGTGCGGCGTACATGGTTTCCGCCATGTCATCCAAAAGTTTTTGGATTTCTTTCGAAACTTTTTCAACCGGTTTGCAGACTGTTTGCAAGCCGGGATCCGGATAGGTGATGATTTTTAAAATACTCATTTTGAGGGCCTTAAGAAACTACATCAGATTAAGGCAGTCAACATCAATTTGGATCTGGACTCCGGCGGGGAGCATTTCTTTGGATTGTGTCTGAGCCTGTCGCAGTAACCAAAGCAATTCCTTCACTTTGAAAGCTTTGATTAAAATCTGCCAGCGATGTTTGCCGCGCACTTTCGCCAGCGGGGATTTCACAGGACCCATGATGACGGGTGGATCCTTCTCCCACTTTTTTCTGCCCAAAAAATTTTTAAGATTTAAAGCTCCTTTTTTTACTTTATCCCCGTCACTCCCCTGCAGGCGGATTTGCGCGAGTCTGGAGAAAGGGGGGTAACAAAGGCTTTCGCGTTGTTGGAGTTCTTCTTCCGCAAAGCGTTTGAAGTCGTGTTGACGGGTGCATTGAAGGGCGAAATGTTCCGGCTGAAATGTTTGAATGAGAACTTTCCCCGGTTTGTCTCCACGGCCTGAGCGGCCTGCCACTTGCGTTAGAAGTTGAAAGGTTCTTTCGGAAGACCGGAAGTCTGGCAGAAAGAGCGATTGGTCGGCCAGAATCACCCCCACCAATGTGACATTCGGAAAGTCGTGACCCTTCGCCACAATTTGTGTCCCCAATAAAATATCGACTTCTCCCTTTTTCATTTGATGCAACACCTCATGGCGATGCTCTCTTTTTCCCGCGGTGTCACGGTCGAGACGGACAATCCTCGCAGTCGGGAAAAGATTTTTTAATTCTTCTTCCAGCATTTCAGTTCCTTCCCCCAAAAGTTTGAGAGCACTGCTTTGGCATTCGGGGCATTTTTCAGGAAGGCGCGTGTGATAATCGCAATAGTGACAAACAAGAGACGGAGGATATTTGTGATAGGTTAGAGAGATGGCGCAATTTTTACATTTCAAAACATGTCCACAATCCTGACAGAGTAAAAAGTTGGCAAAACCGCGGCGGTCTAAAAAAAGAAGAGATTGTTCTCCGCGATATAAATTTTCAGAGATGGCCGCTTTCAAAGTGGGTGAGAGTGTTTTCGAATCAGGCGCCAATTTTTCTTGCTTGAGATCAATGAGTTGAACTTCGGGAAGTGTCGCTCCGGTGGCCCTTTCCGGAAGAGCGATATATTCGTATTTCCCTCTTTTGGTGTTGTAAAAAGTTTCGAGCGAGGGAGTTGCAGACCCCAGCACCACAACAGCCTTCTCCAACTTCGCGCGCAAAATCGCCGCATCACGGGCGTTGTAGTAAAATCCCCCTTCGGTTTGTTTGTAAGAAGGATCATGTTCTTCATCGATGATGATGGCGCCCAAATTTTTGAAAGGGGCAAACAGGGCGGAGCGTGTACCGACCGCCACTTTGACGCTTCCTTCCCGCATTTTCTCCCAATAGATTTGTCGCCATGTATCACTCAAACCGCTGTGATAAATGGCAACATTCGATTGGAGGCGGCTTTGTACTCTGCCAATCAACTGTGGCGTCAGACCAATTTCGGGAACGAGCAGAATTGCTTCTTTTCCGGATTCGAGAACTTTATTTAAAAATTGCAGATAAACTTCCGTTTTGCCGGAACCGGTAATGCCATGAAGTAAGATCGGCTGAGATGGATTTTGAAAAGCACTTTTTATAGGGGCTCGCGTCGCCCCCTCCGCCGGCAAAGCCGTCGGAGCCTCCCCCTCACGCGAGCAAAGCTCGCTAAAACTTTGAAATCTATCAATCAATTTTTGGAGCGCCTCTTTTTGTCCCTCCATCAATTGTAGAGGTTCGGCTTGATGAAAAATGGAATGTTCTTCTTCTTTGAGACGCGGTTTGGTTTGCGAAGGAGTTTTTACCTGTGTGAGACGAGTGGGAAGAGCGGCGCGGCAAATTTCTCCCAGCGGTGCCAAATAATAATCGGAGAGCCATTGCAAAAGTTCGAGCATCTTTTCCGAAAAAACAGGAGTTTCATCTTTTACCTCCAGAATTTCTTTGAGTTTGTCGGCTGAAAAATCAGAAGGAGGTTGATCGGAAAGTGCGATGCAAAATCCAAGGACTTGTTTGCGCCTGAAAGGAACCACAACCCGTGCGCCCTGTTTGATCTGATTTTGCAGAGCAGAAGGAATGCGATAAGTAAAAAGCTGATTAAGCGGTGTAGCCACCGCAACTTGGGCGTAGGAAAATGATATCATTCTGAGTCCTTCATCATGTCATTCCGGAATTTTTGCTACAGCAAAAATATCCGGAATCCAGAATGATAAAACTGGATTCCCGCTTTCGCGGGAATGACAACAACAGGTCAAATTTAATTTATTACTGCATTAGAGACTCTTCGTTTCCCCCGGCTTAAATTCAGTAACTTTGGTGGTGCTTTCCGTCAACAGTTCTTTCAGCGCGGCATCTTACGAACACCCCATCGAGTTGCCGCAGTTGACACAGCGGTAACAACTTCCGTTGCGCACTGTTACGTGTCCGCAGGCATCGCAGAATGGGGCATCTCCCATCATTGTTGAAAGATGTTCGTTCATCACGGAATTCTGAGGTTGTGGTGTGATTACTTTTAACTGCGGTTTTTCCGGTTTTTTGTTCTTAGTCAATGGTCCATTGTCCATAGTCCTTTTTTCTATTTGCATCATCACATCTTCATCTTTGTTTGGCTTCACTTGAACAAAATCGGTTCGTCCCAGATATTCCATCCCCAACAATCGGAAGATGAAATCAATAACAGAGGTTGCCATTTTGATATTGGGATGGTCGACAGTGCCTTGCGGTTCGAATCGCGTGAAGGTGAAACACTGAACGTATTCTTCGAGCGGCACTCCATATTGAAGTCCCAGAGAGACCGCAATCGCAAAACAGTTCATGATACTTCGAAAAGAGGCTCCTTCTTTGTGCATGTCGATGAAGAGTTCTCCCAAAGTACCGTCTTCATATTCGCCGGTTCTCAAATAAACTTTGTGACCGCCGATGCGCGCCTCTTGCGTAAACCCGCGGCGTTTTTTCGAAAGACGATGACGTTTTAATGTGGGTTGTTGTTGCGCCGCCAAGGCTGTTTCCGTCGCGGTTTCCTTCTGCTTATCGTTCGTTGCGTTGAGAGGTTGCGAAAGTTTGCAACCATCGCGATAAAGTGCAACGGATTTCAATCCCAGTTTCCATGTTTCCACGTAGAGTTTTTCGATATCCTCCACGGTTGTTTCATTGGGAAGATTGATTGTCTTCGAAATGGCGCCGCTGATGAATTTTTGGGCGGAGGACATCATCCGAATATGAGACATGGGCGCCAGATAGCGCTTGCCCAGACCGCCGCATTTGTTGGCGCAATCAAAAATGGGAAGGTGCTCTTTGCAAAGATGCGGTGCGCCTTCAATCGTCATCCGTCCGCAGATAACCAATGAAGCTTCCTCAATCTGTGGATCGGAAAATCCCAGCGCCTTAAGAAGATTGAAACCGGGTTTGTTGTATTGATCTTCGGTAAATCCAAAACGCCCCATGGTTTCTTTTCCAAGCGTGTGTGTGGAAAAGGCCTGTGTTAACTCAAACGAACCCGGAAGAACTCTTTCCACTTTTTCAAGATCATCCTTGTTGAAACCTTTTGCGCGCAATACTTCCTCCCGAATGTGAGGAGCCTTTTTAAGAGAAGAGGTGCCAAGAATATAAGTGATGATCTCTTTGCTTTGCGATTCGGTGTAACCAAGATGCTTCAGGGCTTTGGGGATACTCTGATTGACGATTTTGAAATAACCACCGCCGGCCAATTTTTTAAATTTCACGAGTGCAAAGTCGGGTTCAATACCGGTGGTGTCGCAATCCATCAAAAGTCCGATGGTGTTATGGCTTAAAAAACCATTGGCGGTGTATGTTACGTTGGCAGGAACGGAAAGATCATAGGTCGGTTGTTCTCCCCCATCCTCGTTTGTTTCAACGGTGTCATAAAAAAATCCAAGGGCTTCACGGATTCGCGCGTCCTTGGTGTCATCATAAAGCATTTGGGCGCGGTGTCTTGCAATTCCTCCATGGCGTTTGAGCGAAAGTTGGACTGCGTTATAATGAATACTGCGATTGTCTCCAACTGCCATTTTCAAAATGCCCTCGTCCAAATAAACAATATCTTTTCTGGCCGCTTGAACATAGTCTGCGGTGTCTACTGCCCCCCTTTTTCTTTTGCTGATGAACCCGATTTCTTCAAGAAAAGAGGCATGGTATGACTTGTTTCGCAGACGGAGGACATACAAATCCGATTCTCCCCAGCCCGTCCGGTCCATTTTGGTCATTGTCGGAAAACCAAGCGTTAGCAGAAGAGATTTTACCTCATCTGAAAATGTTCTTGTTGTGGAAGACCAGTGGGGAATTCCGACAGTGACAGTTCCATCGGCTTCAAATAAGCCCCGCAAAAAGGCCTGATAAATTTTTCGATCATTGCTATGCAGGATGGCATCCGGAACAAAAGGGGTAAGGCCTTTTCCCTTGTGGCCTTCCGGTCTCACCTTTGAAAAACCGCAAGCCTCCCACCAAATAGTCAGAGGAACAGAATGGATGGCTATTTCTGTATAGCCCTTCTTTTTACTAATGGCGGGCTCCAGATGAAAGAGAATCTTAGAAAGATATCGCAATCTTTCCAAAACATCCAGATCCCCTTCTGTTACGCACAAGCGTAGCCCTTTGCCATGCAATGATCCGTCCCCCATAAAATAACCGACCAACTCGGACAAATCGGAATTCATGTGTCTTGGAACGATTGTTTCAAAATCGGCATTCCAATGTAAATCTCCCAGAGGAGGCAACGAAACTTCTTTGGATTTTCCAATCATCTGATCCAAAGCCATGGGAACAATGTCTCCCTGTGTGATATCTGCAAAACGTTTCCAAATCCATTCTCCCGTCTGCTTATCAACAACGCGGATTCGATGAATGAGCGTTCCCTGAATTTCATATCCGCATTTGGTTCTGATGCGCCGTGTTTGCGCGATGCCGTTCACATAAAATTTTGTTGCTTCTTGAGGACCTTCATCGGTGAACACCTTCAGCGAAACATCCTGCCATTGTGTTCCTTCGGGATTTCCCAAAGTTTTAAGGCGGACCAAACCACGGTCCGTTGTGACCAAAGAATTTCCTACAAGACAGCCGGTCGGAGCCAAAACAGTGGCTTGAGCATTTCGGTAACCGTATTTTTCGCCCACCTCCAAACAACGGTCCCAGTCTGCAAGCGCGGCTTCACGCAAATAGCTGGGGCATTTTTCTTTTTCGATATCGTTGGCCGCGGCCTTGTGCATCTTCATTACTTCGAGCATCGATTGGCGATTTTTTGCGAACCCCGGGAAAGCCCCTTTGTGAGCGGCAATCTCGGCGGAGGTTGTGTAGGCATGACCCGTCATGATGGAGGTGAGTGACGCGCAAATGTTTCTTGCTTCGTCGCTGTCATAGGGAAGTCCCATAATCATGAGGAGTGTTCCCAAATTAGCGTAACCCAGACCCAGCGGGCGATAGTCGTGACTATTTTGCCCGATAGTTTGTGTCGGGTAGGCACAGAAGTCGACCAGAATTTCCTGCGCGATGAAGAAAATTTTGCAAGCGTGACGGTATTTTTCGACATCAAAAGTGCGTGTTTCTTCATTGTAAAATTTTACAAGATTGAGACTCGCCAAGTTGCAGGCGGTATCGTCGAGGCACATAAATTCGCTACACGGATTACTGGCGTTGATTCGGCCGGAATTTTTTGCGGTATGCCATTTGTTGATTGTCGTGTCGAATTGAACGCCCGGGTCGGCGCACATCCACGCGGCAGAGGCAATTTTTTTCATCAGATCGCGTGCTTTGAAAGTATCGCAGACTTCACCGGTGGTGCGGAATTTGGTTTTCCATTCTCCATCATTAAGATAGGCATACATAAAATCGTCGGGAAGACGGACAGAGTTGTTGGAATTTTGTCCCGAAACGGTTTTGTAGGCTTCACCGTTAAAGTCGGCATCATAACCCGCGGCGATAATGGCGCGCGCCTTCTTTTCTTCGCGCACTTTCCATTCGATAAAGTCGACAATTTCGGGATGGTCGGCATTCAAGCAGACCATCTTGGCGGCACGGCGTGTGGTGCCACCAGACTTGGTGGCACCCGCACCGCGATCCAACACTTCGAGGAAGGACATAAGACCCGAAGAAGTTCCGCCGCCGGAAAGTTTTTCCTGCCGGCCACGCAGTGAAGAAAAATTTGTTCCGGTTCCGGAACCATATTTGAAAAGTCGCGCTTCCGATTTGGCCAAATCAAAAATCGACATCAAATCATCACCGACGGATTGAATGAAGCACGCCGCGCATTGCGGGTGTTGGTAGGCATTTGCGGTTAATTCAACCGCATTGCTCTCTGGATTCCATGACCAGTTTCCACCTTGACCTTCAATATTATAGGAATGATAAAGACCGCAGTTAAACCAGACGGGGGAATTGAAAGCGCCATATTGGTGAACCAGAAAAAATTTCAATTCGTCTTCAAAATTTTGCGCGTCTTCTGATGTGGCAAAATAACCGCCGAGTTCTTCGCCGGCTTTGCGAATTGTTTCGGCAATGCGACGGACAACTTGTCTCGCCGATGTTTCGTGACCCACACCCGGAACACCTTTTTTGCGAAAATATTTTGAAACCAAAATATCGGTGGCTAATTGAGACCAACCTTCCGGCACTTCGCAATCATCCATTTTAAAAACAACCGATCCGTCGGTGTTGGCAATCAACGAAGCACGTTTGACGTATTTTACAGAATCCAGCGGATCGACGCCTTTTTTTGTGAAAAAACGTTCTACCGAAACTCCCTTCGGAATCGGGTGTAAATCTTCTTTTGCGGTATTGATGGTGGTTACTACGGGTGTTTCAAGCGATGTTGACACAAAGGCCCCCTTAAAAAAATGTTAAAATTTAAAAAATTTGAATCATTTCAAAATGTTAGAGTGGAAAATGATTTTTTATCCCCATCTTTATCCACAACATCTAGTATGTGTGCCAAGTTTAGACCACAATATATTGAGGTGTCAAAACAATTTTCGGCGATTTTTCTGTCTTTTTTTAACTCTTCTTCACGCAATTTCTTGCCTTTCTTAAAAAGGTGAGTGAATTAGAGAGCTTAAATTATGCAACACTATCTTCTTCATTACAGTGAAATCGCCCTCAAATTTCGAAACCGTTTTTTTTTCGAAAAAGCTTTGATGGATAGCATCACCAGCCGTTTCAAGGATATCGCGCCATGCAAGCTTCACCGTCTTCAGGGACGCTTCTGGCTTGAATTTAAGGTCTCCCCTGATCCGCAAATTGTGTCTTCCGTGCTTGGCAAAATTTTTGGACTGGCGAACTTCATTCCCTGTAGCAGGGCGGGGGCCTCTCTCGAAGAACTCAAACAGAATTTGGATCGGGAGTTGGAAGGGGAAAAATTTTCCAGTTTTGCAGTCCGTGCGAAAAGAGCAGACAAAACATTTCCGGTCAGTTCTCAATATGTGAATGAGGAGATTGGACATTTTGTT
Proteins encoded:
- a CDS encoding transposase, whose translation is MPRQPRIKGEDLHYHVILRCNNKEPLFQEHGDFERLLFILYEGKRKFCFRLYNYEILNSHVHLMVSNHGDSLIDEIMHDICLKYAKDFNQRHKRSGHFWAHRYRSRIISNDQHGLACLRYQHRNALSAGIVAKPEDWPWSGYSYYMGQPNPLLEFHPSYLAVCDEEYRRRQIYKNLVYTSIPSDKISNLLEKGNGKPTCRFNRMVKQVDFLRSNLMEDYI
- a CDS encoding ribulose-phosphate 3-epimerase, with product MKKLIAPSILSADFARLGEEITAVEKAGADLIHIDIMDGHFVPNLTMGPSIVTSIRKITKLPLDCHLMIEKPEKFIEPFAKAGADWISVHIETSNLSELLPAIKKLSCKAGAVINPPTPIEKIFPFCKLADFILVMTVNPGFGGQSLVEGSFKKIAKLKSYLTQNNLNTPIEVDGGIKTENIGEFAKAGTNIFVSGSGIFRVKNYSATITQMKSYI
- a CDS encoding HAMP domain-containing histidine kinase, coding for MSQKILLKLEQSLKKLQSTWPKPFSKETQHLFIQAQKCLEDLQKPEKTNSKKDHYFDFLETLHGVLKTHDLLFLSRHLIYHVVTTADLAKAFGSKEEATAILTELVVASAKRAHFDSKLEIQIKEVRLREGPAIQARFIYAVDSLDEAERQKILEHFFQGTGDGEETSDLAFCRQALRRAGGQLWLEFPKSTHVAFTFHWPAFDTSSSKSEKNYGTYKYDITLTDFTKIRQRFGIVRAKKLVQLVEGFVKGLVRHPVDMVMAFPAQGVVTAIYESQEGAASSVSTRISQRLKKEAFRLGTKNVTPHFRYQLSFLA
- a CDS encoding TerC family protein, whose product is MFFQDIATIGTLVVLEGLLSADNALVLAVLVKHLPDQGRKKALRYGIWGAFLFRLIALLLVSWLIHAWYFKAVGAAYLMFISARHFQTLRKSFKSEEKAIKKFGFWKTVLVVELTDIAFSVDSILAAVALSNKLWIIYLGGVLGIIAMRFVAGGFLKLLDKFPGLENGAYLLVGWIGIKLAVITCQEEIAGFPHIMTPPLFWSVMAFILIGSMLWKGKQHGKRDVPPNLQ
- a CDS encoding 1-acyl-sn-glycerol-3-phosphate acyltransferase codes for the protein MMTWIFLSLLYAPLIFRSLFFFLHDNFFGLRLLNRLVGALELWFGWARDFAVILFALWTLGWRVYGWIKLGAPFFLPFEILFLGLAFYSRWWRWHGLKPLQEFARLNPRVEPQEFFDHLYACLGFLPHRVPAKAECLVDPLHLHYAKGKPIQQSVWLCFRGAYATFLFGRLAYKAFRWKGSHYIKSVGSGLSMIWAVRMIQMARMDVIVEKAPDLASIKEGKIIYALSHKSLLDIALAQLAYFKEKPDGSVTSFMPRIIVAKDHFRDNLFLYRILGIGQTLEAWGMIFVDRKSKQEGKAKRAVDNVVKRLLPSDMSLAIYPQGTRARGQLNRDGTRWDAGYFCVGKKERLKKEGGYFKKGIAHIAVSTAGTLAKYKSREKVWVLPVGMIGSGTVCPKGSWKIQTETKVTIKMGEPILVDETMTVDRLTAKIDGSLQELLGVATRLERRFFMDLREILDQRGVDEVAVAIKQWRQEEIVYLILDYIYALPPKLWRGLLTELSNQLRHEATRDNLACLRNKIAELF
- the def gene encoding peptide deformylase — encoded protein: MSILKIITYPDPGLQTVCKPVEKVSKEIQKLLDDMAETMYAAPGIGLAAPQVSQLLRVIVLDTKWKDKKGEGELFQLINPKIIHREGKIEWEEGCLSIPDFSQKMERSKKVTVEALDKQGSLIRIEGEDLLAVCLQHEIDHLDGKLIIDKSSRLKRNLYLEKIKKHLPPESKKHDEVIF
- a CDS encoding methionyl-tRNA formyltransferase — protein: MKILFFGSDTFAIPSLRVLHASSSHKIIGVVTQPDKPAGRGRKMTPCPVAVLAKDLGLPLLQPAKIQEETVIQEILNLKADVLVVVAYGKFLPQSLIDKTRYKAVNLHPSLLPKYRGASPIQTAILNGDTKTGVTTMIVSSEMDAGDLYLQCETDIDPVEIAEGLEARLAEVGAHLILKTLEGLEKKTLKPIPQDPKKIILTRKITKEDGQINWNESAETLYNKLRAYTPWPGLFCHVNGKILKIFEAAPMENDSKEKPGTILDNKNGLILRCGKGALCLLEVQLEGKKRMSTADFLKGYSVTVGEKLK